Part of the Rhodothermales bacterium genome, ACCAGCTCGCGCGGCATCTCGCGCAGGCCGGCGCGCGGGTCGACGTCTACCACGTCCTCCCGCATGACGCCGGCGCAGACGGAAAGAGCGATGTATTCGCCGGGGAGCACCTGCCGAACATCCGCCTCATCCCCGTCGAGCGCGCCCGTCCGGATCGATTTCCCGGGCACTATGTCTGGGAATCGTACCGGTCGTCGGTAGCCGTCTGGGAGGCGCTGAAGAGCCGGCTCGATGTGGATTTCATCTACGCGCAGGGCTTCGCCGGCTGGGAGACGATCCGCCGGAAACGGATGGGCGCACCCGTCCCGCCGATCGGGGTCAATTTCCACGGCTTCGAGATGTGGCAGCGGCCGGCATCGGCCCGGTCGCGGCTCGAGCAGTGGCTGCTGCGCCCCTTCGTAAAATGGAACGTGCGCCACGCCGACGCCACGCTGCTGCTCGGCCGCTCGCTCGAGTCCGTGTTCGCGCGTATGGGCGTCGTCCCCCGCCACCTGGTCGAATCCCCCAACGGCGTGACGCCCGAGTGGCTCACGCCCGACGCCGGCAGGCCCGAAGGCCCCACGCGCTTCGTATTCATCGGCCGCTACGAACGGCGCAAGGGCATCGAGGAACTGCAGGAAGTCATCGCCCGGATGCCGGCTTCGGCCGACTATCATTTCGATTTCATCGGGCCGATCCCGGATGCGCTACGTCTGGATTCGCCGCGCGTGACCTATCACGGGTTGCTGCGCGAGGAAGGGGTCATCCGCGACATCCTGAAACGGGCGGACATCCTCGTTTGCCCCAGTTACGCCGAGGGCATGCCGACCGTCATCCTCGAAGCGATGGCATCCGGCCTCGCCGTGATCGCCACCGATGTCGGGGCCGTGGCCGATCTCGTTTCGCGCGACAACGGCTGGATCATCCCGACCGGCGATGTCGAGGCGCTGCGCGATGCCGTGCTCGACGCCATCGCGTCCCGGCCGGCGATCGCATCCAAACGGCGCGCCAGCCAGGAGCGCATCCGTGCCGCCTATCTCTGGAACACCGTCGCCAGCGACACGCTGCGACGCATCGAGGCTACCCTCTCATGAGTACCGCCCAACTGGATGCGCCGGCCGCTCGGCCGGCGTCCACGCAGGCCCCCCGCATTGCCGTCCTTTTCTCCGAGCTTTCCGGCTACATGCGCGCCTGCCTCGCGGCGCTGCGCGCGCGCCACGGCGCGGAGGTGTTCGTCATCCACTATCCCGTCGCCAGCGAAGCCCCGTTCGCGGAAGATGCGGACGGCTGGGCCGACGCCGCGTGCCCAAAGGGCGAACGCACCGCCGCCGAGCTGTTCAGCTTGGTGGAGGACTTCGACCCCGACGGCATCCTGATGTCCGGCTGGATCGACCGCGACTACCTGCAGGTCGCGCGCGCCTTCCGGCGACGCGGCGTGAAGGTCGTCGCCGGCTCGGACGCGCCGTGGCGCGGCACCTGGCGGCAGCGCGCCGCCACCCTGGCCGCCACGCGGATGCTGCACGCCTCGATCGACATCCTGTGGGTGGCCGGCGAGCGGCAGCGCACCTTCGCGCGCCGGCTCGGCTTCCGCGGCAACCGGTGCCTCAGCGGGTACTACGCATGCGACTGGGCACGCTTTGCCGGAGCCTACGGGCACCGCGACGCGGCCGAGCCGGCGTTTCTTTTTGTCGGCCGCTATCACCCGGTCAAGGGCGTGGACGAACTCGTCGACGCCTACCGGCGCTACCGCACCCTGTCGCCCGATCCCTGGCCCCTCGTGTGCGCCGGCACGGGCCCGCTCCAGACCCGGCTTTCGGGCGTTCCCGGCGTGATCGACCGTGGTTTTGTTCAGCCGGACGACCTGCCCCGGCTGATGGCCTCGGCATCCGCGTTTGTCCTCCCGAGCCGCCACGAGCCCTGGGGCGTGGCGATCCACGAGGCGGCTGCCGCCGGCCTTCCGCTCATCTGCTCCACCGCCTGCGGCGCCACGACGAGCCTGCTGCAGGATGGCTACAACGGCTTCCTCGTCGAAGCCGGCGACGCCGGGCAGCTGGCGGACCGGATGCTTCGCATGGCATCGATGGCGCCGGCGGCGCGCGACGCGATGGGAGCGCGAAGCCACGAGCTGTCCCGCCAGTTCACCCCGGAACGCTGGGCCGACACGCTCCTGTCCGCCCTCGAAACGCACCCTCAGCCGGTAGCCGGAACGCCATGATGCCTCCCCATTCTTCCCAGGTCGACACGCGTCTTTCATGGCGGCATCACGTACGGCGCGGTGTGGTGCTGTTGGTGCTGCTGACCAGCGCCGGCGAACTCGTCGCACGGTACGGACTGGGTCTCGGGGATCCACCCCTGTCCGTCGCCGACCCGCGCATCGAATACCGGTTCAAGCCGGACCAGGATCTATATCGCTTTCACCATCACTTCGCCACCAACGCGTACGGCATGCGATCGGACCCGATCCAAAACCCTAAGGGCCGCAATGAATTACGAATACTTTTCTTCGGTGACTCGGTCGTAAACGGAGGAAGCCTCATCGATCAGTCCGAACTCGCGACGACGCTCGTGCAGGACCGCCTCGCTGGGCAATCGGGCATAGACGTCACGGTGGGCAACGTCTCGGCAGGAAGTTGGGGCCCGGGAAACTGGCTGGCCTGGGCTGAAACGTATGGGTTCTTCGACGCGGATGTGATCGTGCTGGTGATTTCAAGCCATGACGCCCGGGATAATCCCACGTTTGCGCCGCTCGATCCGTCCACACATCCTACCGAGAAACCGGTCCTTGCGCTCTACGAAGCGCTTACCCGGTATGTGCCGCGCTATCTGCCCGGGCTGGCAAAGCCGGCACCGGCCTTAGCCACACCAGGCACGGGGTCCACATCCCCCGACGCCGCCATGCAACATGCACTGACCGACCTGGAGCGTTTTCTCCTCCTGGCCAGCGCACAAACCCGAGCCGTGCTCGTCATCCAGCATCTCGAAATCCAGGAGCTCGATCAGCCGGGGCCTACCGAAGGCTTTGCGCACATCGATGCGCTCTGCAGGAAGCTCGGCATCGCCACCTTCGATTTGCGCGATCCACTTACCGCTGCCCTTAAGGCTGGCGGTCATCCGTATTCCGACAACATACATCTTACGCGGGAAGGACAACGCCTCCTGGCGGATGCCGTGCTCCGGTACTGGCCGGATCTGCACGCCAACGCCGGTGTGCGCGATTAACATCGGGCATTCCGAGCCCCTCCCCTCCTTTTTTTAATCCATGTTGATAAACGACACGATGCCGTTGCGTCCGGCGATGGCCGGCGAGATGACGCGGGCGATCGATCCCGCGCAGGGGGATGAAGTCCGCCTGCTGGTGCCCGAGGCGCTGGTGATGACCGGGGTGATCGCGCTGCTTTATGTCGCGCCTGTAGCAGCCTATCTGGTTTTCGCCGGCATCGCCGGCTATGCGCTGCTCGGCGCTCGCCAGACGATTCAGGCGCTGACGATGCTTTTTCTCGTCTCGAACCTGAACCCGGCCCTCTTCCACCTCCCCCCGAGCGTGGCCTCGCTGCGATGGCTCGTCCTGTTCGGAGCCTTCGGTCGGGTGCTTTGGGACGGGGTGCTGGGCAGAGAAAGATGGCCGGCACACCTGCTCTTCGCGCTCGGGGTATATGCCGCCTCCGTCGCCGTGCTGGCCCTCTCGACCAGCCGAATACCCGTCATTTCCTTTTTCAAGCTGGTTGCCTTCGTATTGGGCACCGTCACCGTCCTTACGTCGCACTATCGCACGGCCGACCACAAAGCCTACTGGCTATCCTGGTACACGACGTTCTTCCTGTGCATCATCGCGGCGAGTCTGCTCGTGTTCCGGTTTCCGGCCGCCTTCTTCGGTAGTGGGGGCGGATTTCGGGGGATCCTCGTGCATCCGCAAACGCTCGGGCCGATCACCGCTCCGATGACGGCATGGATGATCGGACGATACCTGTTTCACGAAACCCGGACGCCCATCGTACTGGTTTCCATCGTTCTCGGCTTGTTGACCATCTATTTCAGCGAAGCGAGAACGGCGCTGGCGATGCTTGCCGGCAGCATCGGCCTTGCCATGATCCTGTCGGTGGTCCGTCGCTGGAACACCCCGAAACGCCGCGTCCGCCGAAAGGCATCTTTTATCCCCCTCGTACTGGGCGTGCTGTTTGCCGGCATGCTGGTCATGAAATGGGATGGCGTCGTCAACCGCGCTACGATGTTCTTCCTCAAATCGGACGAGTCGAGCATCTACGAGGAAGCCGAGTCGTTCCACGTCCGTGCCTCGATGGTGCAGCAGCAATGGGAAAACTTCCTGGCGCACCCGGTCTCGGGCATCGGCTTCGGGATTCCTTCGACGACCGACGCCTGGGTGCGCGTACAGACAGGCTTCCTGGGGATACCGACGAGTTTCACGACCGAGAAAGGGTTTCTGCCGAGCGCCGTACTCGAAGAGACCGGTCTCATCGGGGCCATTTTAGTCCTGGCATTCGGCTTTTCGCTTCTCAGACATCTCTTCAGAAACAATGACTATGCGGTGACGGCCGTCATGCTGTCCTGTTTGCTGGTCAACATCGGGGAGATGGCCTTCTTTTCGTTCGGAGCATACGGTCTTTATTTCTGGCTCCTGATCGCCTTCAGCTACAGCGTCATCGCTCGTCGGTCCTGACCGAACGTACCCGCCCCCTTCCCTCTCACCTCGCAACTGTCATATCCATATGTGCGGCATCGCAGGCATCATCGGCTCCGGCGTTCATAACCCGGCGCAAACCATACAACGCATGACGGACAGCCTGGCCCATCGTGGGCCGGACGACGCCGGCATTTTTGTCGACGACCGTGTCGCGCTGGGACAGCGCCGGCTCAGCATCCTGGACCTTTCCGCCAATGGCCATCAGCCCATGGCGAGCCACGACGACCGGTATCTCATCGTGTTTAACGGCGAGATCTTCAACTACAGGTCGATCCGTGCCCAGCTGGTCGACCGGGGTCATGTCTTCCGATCGGACACCGACACCGAGGTCATCCTCAACGCCTACAGCGAATGGGGGCGCGCCTGCCTCGAACGCTTGAACGGGATGTTCGCGTTCGCGATCTACGACCGGGCGCGCCAGTCGGTGTTTATCGCCCGCGACCGGCTCGGCATCAAGCCGCTGTACGTGGCGCGCACCCGGGAAGGCGCGCTGCTCTTCAGTTCGGAGGTGCGCTCGCTGCTGAAAAGCGGGCTCGTGCCGCCCCGTCTGAACCGGCGGATCCTGCCGCTCTACCTGAAATACCAGACGGTGCCGGCGCCGAGCACCCTCCTCGAGGATGTCGAGATGCTGCTTCCCGGTCACTGGATCGAGGTAACGCCGCACGGCGACGAGACCCAGCCCTACTGGCACCTGCTCGGCAACGCCGACTCCGAGGCCGGCACACACTCCCCGGAGCGCGCGCGGGCCGAAGTGCGGCAGCGGGTGATCGACAGCGTCGAGCGCCGGCTCATCAGCGACGTCCCCCTCGGAGCCTTCCTGTCGGGCGGAATCGACTCCTCGATCATCGTCGGGCTCATGAGCCGCATGAGCAGCGGCCCTGTGCGCACCTTCACCATCGCGTTCGACGATCCGGCGTTTCAGGACGGCATGCACGCCGCCCGGATGGCCAGTCAGTTCAAGACCGACCACACCGAGATCTCGCTGACGTACATGGACATCCTGCAGCAGATCCCCGGCGCCCTCGCGGCGCAGGACCATCCGTCGGGCGACGGCATCAACACCTACATCGTCTCACGGGCCGTGAAGGAAGCCGGCCTGACCGTCGCGCTCTCCGGCCTGGGCGGCGACGAACTGTTCGCCGGATACAGCCTGTTCGGACGGATCGCGCGCCAGCAACGGGCGAAGATCCTCTGGCGCGTCTCCCCGCAACCGCTCCGCTCCGGCATCGCCCATGCGCTGCATGCCGTTTCGCCGTCGATCGCGACCCAGAAGATCGGCGACCTCCTCGTATCCGACGGCAGCCTGCCCCAGGTGTATCCGCTCGGCCGGCAGTGCTTCGCGCCGGCCCAGGCCGCGCGGCTCCTTTCCGAAACAGGCGTCGTCCAGGACCCCTACACCGCCCTGCTCCAGGACAGCTTCCGCGCCGACCACAGCACGCGGCTTTTTTCGCGGATCTCGTTCGCCGAGGCGCGGACCTACATGCACGACGTCCTGCTGCGCGACACCGACCAGATGAGCATGGCCAACGCGCTCGAAGTGCGCGTCCCGTTCCTCGACCACACGCTCGTCGAATACGCCATGGGCCTCTCCGACGAGGTCAAGCGCCCGAACGGGGTGCCCAAACGCCTGCTCGTCGAGGCGTTCTCCGATCTGCTGCCGGCGTCGATCATCAACCGGCCCAAACAAGGCTTCATCATGCCGTTCGACCAGTGGATGAAGGGTCCGCTCAAAACGCTGTGCCTGGACAACCTCGACGTCCTCGCCAACTCGCCGGCATTCCGCGCGCCCGTCATCCATCAATACTGGGATGCCTTCCGCGCCGGAAAAAAAGAGCTCTCGTGGAGCCGGCTGTGGCTGCTCGTCAGCCTCGGCGCCTGGTGCAAGGCCCATCAGGCGGTTTGACCGATACGCGCCATGCACGAACGCTCTCCTTGAGCCTGAAACTGAACACGTCGAACCACACCCCATGCGCATCCTCCACATCATGCCCTCGGTAGCCCGATCATTCGGTGGGCCGACGCAGTCGCTGGTCGGTTATGTCGACGCAGCGCGAGCGGTGGGCCTCTCGACGACCGTCGCCGCGCCGGCCTGCCAGGAGGCGGACCGGGCCTGGCTGGAGGCCCAGCTTCCCGGGACCGACATACAACTCTTCCCCGGCATGGCGAGCGGAACGTTTATGGCGTCGCCGGCGCTCATCGGATGGATGAAAGCACATGCCGGCGCGTTCGACGTGGTGCACGTCCACGGCCTGCTGAACCTCGTGAGCAGCCTCGCGGCGCGAACGGCCGTGTCGATGCGCCGGCCGCTGGTCGTGCGCCCGTTCGGGACGCTCTCCCGCTACACCTTCGCGCACCGTCGCGCCTGGCTGAAGCACGGCTATTTTCGCACGCTGGATCGCCCAAACCTCCGGCGCGCGCGTGGGCTGCATTTCACGACCGGCGAAGAACGCGATGAGGCCGAGTGGCACCGGCTCGGACTGCGCGGGCGCAGCTTCGTGGTGCCGCCGCCGCTGGCGCTGCCGCCCCCCGTCGATGCGGATTCGGGGCTGGATCGGGGGGAGGATGTCGTGTTTCTCTCCCGGCTGCACCCCAAAAAAAACGTCGAGGGGCTGCTGCGCGCCTGGCCCCATGTGCTGGAGCGCGCGCCGGCGGCGCGCCTCACGATCGCCGGCGACGGCGAGCCCGGCTATGTGAGCCAGCTCCACGCCCTCGCCGCCTCGCTCGGGATCGCCGACCGCGTCCACTTCGCCGGCTTCGTGCACGGAGCGGCGAAAACGCGGCTGCTGGACCGCTCCCGGCTCTTCGTTCTCCCTTCATTCCAGGAAAATTTCGGCGTCGCCGTGCTGGAAGCGATCGCGGCGGGGCTTCCCGTCGTCATCGCACCTGCCGTGCAGCTCGCCTCGTTTGTCGAGCGGCACCGGCTCGGCCGCGTCGTCGACCCGGAGCCGGCGGGGCTCGCCGGCGCCATCGCGGAGACCCTGGCAGACCGCGCATCCCAGGCGCGCTGCCGGCAGGAGGGCCCGCGCCTCGTAGCCGACACCTTTTCGCCCGAGGCCGTCGGGCAACAACTCCTCACGATGTATGAAAACGTACTCGATCCCCGACACGCTTGACCCCGTCGTCGCGACGCCGGCGGCGCCCCGATCGACCCGCCTTGCCACGGCGCTCGACATGCCGTGGCTCCTCCGCACCGAACTGCGCCGGCTCGCGGCGCTGCCGTTCATCCGCGCCGGCTTCGCCTGGCACGGCCTCGCGTGGGGCGACCGGTGGCGCATCCTCGGCATGCCGGTCATTCAGCGGCACCGCGGCAGCCGCATCGAGCTGGGCGCCGGCCTGGTGCTCCGCTGCTGGCCGCGGACCAACCCGCTGATGCCGCACCACCCGGTCGTCCTCTCGACCCGCTCGGCCGGCGCGCGCATCCGGATCGGAGACGACTGCGGGCTGACGGGCACCACGCTCGTCGCCGAGGAACGCATCGACATCGGCCACCGCGTGCTGATCGGGGCGAACACGACGATCGTCGACACCGACTTCCACCCGATCACACCCGAAGGTCGGCTCCAGGATCTGTCCAACGGCAAACACCGGCCCGTCGTCATCCATGACGACGTCTTCATCGGGATGAACTGCCTCATTCTCAAGGGCGTGACCATCGGCGCCGGCAGCGTCGTAGGCGCCGGCAGCGTCGTCAGCCGCGACGTCCCGCCGCGGACGCTCGTCGCCGGCAACCCGGCCACCGTCATCCGTCGCCTCGCATAGCCCCGTCGCCGCCTCGATCCGGGCGGTCCGACCGCCCCGTTCAGATGCACCAGCTGATCTTTCGCACGATCGCTTCAGGTCTTCCGATGGCAAACATCCTGCATCTTGTATCCCGTAGCCATACTCCTCTTTCACGTGCGTAACATCCGTTACCCGTTCCGATGCGCGATTCCATGACCCTGCTCTTCGTCAACCAGCATTACTACCCCGATGTCGCTGCGACCGGCCAGAAGCTGACCGACCTCGCCGAATACCTCGCGGCGCGCGGCCACGCGGTGCATATCCTGTGCAGCCGCGGCAAGTACCTGGCCGGCGCGCTGGACGCGCCCGCCCGCGAGACGCGCAACGGCGTGCACATCCGCCGCACCGGCCGGACGAGCCATGGTCGGTCCACGCACCTCCGCCGCCTCCTCGACTACGCCGGCTTCTACGCCCGGGTGCTGCTGCACCTGCTGTTCGGACGACGGTATGACCGCGTGATCCTGCTCACGACGCCGCCGCTGCTCGGCGTCGCCGGGGGGCTGGCGAGGCGGCTGCGGGGCCAGGAGTACGCCATCTGGTCGATGGACCTCCACCCCGACGCCGAGGAGGCCCTCGGGATGGCGCCGGCGGGCCACCCCGTCACCCGCCTGCTCCATGCGCTGAACGATTTCGGCTACCGCAACGCCGCCTTCGTCGCCGCGCTCGGGCCGTTCATGCGCGCCCGGATTCTGGCCCGAGGGGTCGCGCCGGAGCGCGTGGCCATCCTCCCGATGTGGGATCGCAAGGAAGCCATCTATCCGGTGCCGCCGGACGAAAACCCGCTTTTCGACCGCTTCGATCTGCGCGACCGCTGCGTGGTGATGTACTCCGGCAACGCCGGCCTCGCGCACCGGTTCGACGAGGTCCTGGAGGCCATGCTGGCCCTCCGCGATCACCCCGACCTGTATTTCCTGTTCGCCGGCGACGGCCCCCGCAAGCAGGACATCATCGCCTTCGCGGAGCGGCATCGCATCCGGAATTTCAGCTATGTGGACTACGTGCCGCGCGAAGCGCTCGTCTACTCCCTCAACCTCGCGGATGTCCATCTGCTGACGCTCCGGCGCGAAATGGCCGGGATCGCGGTCCCCTGCAAGCTCTACGGTAGCATGGCGGCGGGCAAACCCACCCTCATGGTGGGCCCCGAAGCTTCCGAGCCCGCACAGGCGATCCTCGACGCCGGCGCCGGCATCGTGATCGATCCCGACCGGGCGGGAGGTCGCACCGTGGACGAACTCATCCAGGCCCTTCTGGCGCTGGCCGAGCGGAATGACCTGCGCACGGCATACGGGTTGCGCGGACGCGAGGCCTTTCTCGCCGCCTTTGAAATGGACGTGGTCTGCGAGGCCTGGGCGCGATGCCTCGAGGGGCGCGTTCCGGCGCCCGAAACCGCCGTGACCGCGGCTTGAAACTCTCCGCGGCGGACGTTCTCCGGCGCCCGATTAACCCCGGCCGCTTTCAGCCGATACTAACGGTGCCTTTTATCCCCGTTCTCATCCGCCTCGCCTGCCGGCGCACCTCGCACGCATGATCCACGCACGTCGTATCCTGTTCGCAACGGTAGGTTTGATCGCCTGGTGCGCCGCGCCGGTGAGTGCGCAGCTGCCGCAGTCGCAAAACTACCAGGTGGTGCTGCGCAATTACCTGGCGTCTTTCACCGAAGCCGACTTTGCGCTCGATCTGCAGCCTGTCGGCTACGACGACGCCTACTTCGCCAGCCTCGATGACCTGCACCGCATGTGGATCCTGATGGAGGACCGCGGTCGCAAGATGCCCGCGAATACTGGTCTGCGCGTGGCCCCGGCCCTCTTCACCCTGGCCTCGATCGAACGATCCGGCGCGGTGTACATGCAGGTCGGCCGGAACAGCAATTTTTTCGATCCGATCGACGCCGCCTGGTGGGTGACGTGGGACTATCCCGGAAACCCGTATTACCTGAATCAGGCCGGCATCAACCGCGTCATCGCCGCTTCGGCCGTCGACCTCATCATGACCGCCAACAACCTCGCGACGTCCACCGCAAATCGGCGGAGCGATTACATCGGCGGCTACATCACGCGGCTCGCGTATGCCTACTACCGGATCAAACCCTATCTGCCGGCCGATGTGCGCACCGCCTACGAGGAAGGGCTCCGGCTGATCTTCAACGAACTCATCGTCCACTATCCCTCCGGCTCCGGAGGGGCGGACATGGAGACGTTCCAGCTCGTCGGCATGTGGTACGCTGCCGAGGCGATCGACGACGACGTCATGCGCGACCAGGCGCTGCGGCAGGCCCGGTTCGTGCTGGAGGCGATCATGAAAGGCGACGGCCATTTCCATCAACACGGAAAGGACGGCATCGACCTCTCGTACGAGGGCATCGCGCAGCGTTTCATGTCGTGGGCGGCCCTGCTCTACCGCGACGCCACGATTTCCGGCTTCCTCGACAAGTCGGCCCGGCTCAAGGCCTATCAGACCCTGCCGGAACCGGAAGGACGCTTCAACA contains:
- a CDS encoding acyltransferase, whose amino-acid sequence is MKTYSIPDTLDPVVATPAAPRSTRLATALDMPWLLRTELRRLAALPFIRAGFAWHGLAWGDRWRILGMPVIQRHRGSRIELGAGLVLRCWPRTNPLMPHHPVVLSTRSAGARIRIGDDCGLTGTTLVAEERIDIGHRVLIGANTTIVDTDFHPITPEGRLQDLSNGKHRPVVIHDDVFIGMNCLILKGVTIGAGSVVGAGSVVSRDVPPRTLVAGNPATVIRRLA
- a CDS encoding glycosyltransferase translates to MRILHIMPSVARSFGGPTQSLVGYVDAARAVGLSTTVAAPACQEADRAWLEAQLPGTDIQLFPGMASGTFMASPALIGWMKAHAGAFDVVHVHGLLNLVSSLAARTAVSMRRPLVVRPFGTLSRYTFAHRRAWLKHGYFRTLDRPNLRRARGLHFTTGEERDEAEWHRLGLRGRSFVVPPPLALPPPVDADSGLDRGEDVVFLSRLHPKKNVEGLLRAWPHVLERAPAARLTIAGDGEPGYVSQLHALAASLGIADRVHFAGFVHGAAKTRLLDRSRLFVLPSFQENFGVAVLEAIAAGLPVVIAPAVQLASFVERHRLGRVVDPEPAGLAGAIAETLADRASQARCRQEGPRLVADTFSPEAVGQQLLTMYENVLDPRHA
- a CDS encoding O-antigen ligase family protein — translated: MLINDTMPLRPAMAGEMTRAIDPAQGDEVRLLVPEALVMTGVIALLYVAPVAAYLVFAGIAGYALLGARQTIQALTMLFLVSNLNPALFHLPPSVASLRWLVLFGAFGRVLWDGVLGRERWPAHLLFALGVYAASVAVLALSTSRIPVISFFKLVAFVLGTVTVLTSHYRTADHKAYWLSWYTTFFLCIIAASLLVFRFPAAFFGSGGGFRGILVHPQTLGPITAPMTAWMIGRYLFHETRTPIVLVSIVLGLLTIYFSEARTALAMLAGSIGLAMILSVVRRWNTPKRRVRRKASFIPLVLGVLFAGMLVMKWDGVVNRATMFFLKSDESSIYEEAESFHVRASMVQQQWENFLAHPVSGIGFGIPSTTDAWVRVQTGFLGIPTSFTTEKGFLPSAVLEETGLIGAILVLAFGFSLLRHLFRNNDYAVTAVMLSCLLVNIGEMAFFSFGAYGLYFWLLIAFSYSVIARRS
- the asnB gene encoding asparagine synthase (glutamine-hydrolyzing), which codes for MCGIAGIIGSGVHNPAQTIQRMTDSLAHRGPDDAGIFVDDRVALGQRRLSILDLSANGHQPMASHDDRYLIVFNGEIFNYRSIRAQLVDRGHVFRSDTDTEVILNAYSEWGRACLERLNGMFAFAIYDRARQSVFIARDRLGIKPLYVARTREGALLFSSEVRSLLKSGLVPPRLNRRILPLYLKYQTVPAPSTLLEDVEMLLPGHWIEVTPHGDETQPYWHLLGNADSEAGTHSPERARAEVRQRVIDSVERRLISDVPLGAFLSGGIDSSIIVGLMSRMSSGPVRTFTIAFDDPAFQDGMHAARMASQFKTDHTEISLTYMDILQQIPGALAAQDHPSGDGINTYIVSRAVKEAGLTVALSGLGGDELFAGYSLFGRIARQQRAKILWRVSPQPLRSGIAHALHAVSPSIATQKIGDLLVSDGSLPQVYPLGRQCFAPAQAARLLSETGVVQDPYTALLQDSFRADHSTRLFSRISFAEARTYMHDVLLRDTDQMSMANALEVRVPFLDHTLVEYAMGLSDEVKRPNGVPKRLLVEAFSDLLPASIINRPKQGFIMPFDQWMKGPLKTLCLDNLDVLANSPAFRAPVIHQYWDAFRAGKKELSWSRLWLLVSLGAWCKAHQAV
- a CDS encoding glycosyltransferase family 4 protein — protein: MRDSMTLLFVNQHYYPDVAATGQKLTDLAEYLAARGHAVHILCSRGKYLAGALDAPARETRNGVHIRRTGRTSHGRSTHLRRLLDYAGFYARVLLHLLFGRRYDRVILLTTPPLLGVAGGLARRLRGQEYAIWSMDLHPDAEEALGMAPAGHPVTRLLHALNDFGYRNAAFVAALGPFMRARILARGVAPERVAILPMWDRKEAIYPVPPDENPLFDRFDLRDRCVVMYSGNAGLAHRFDEVLEAMLALRDHPDLYFLFAGDGPRKQDIIAFAERHRIRNFSYVDYVPREALVYSLNLADVHLLTLRREMAGIAVPCKLYGSMAAGKPTLMVGPEASEPAQAILDAGAGIVIDPDRAGGRTVDELIQALLALAERNDLRTAYGLRGREAFLAAFEMDVVCEAWARCLEGRVPAPETAVTAA
- a CDS encoding glycosyltransferase family 4 protein, which produces MSTAQLDAPAARPASTQAPRIAVLFSELSGYMRACLAALRARHGAEVFVIHYPVASEAPFAEDADGWADAACPKGERTAAELFSLVEDFDPDGILMSGWIDRDYLQVARAFRRRGVKVVAGSDAPWRGTWRQRAATLAATRMLHASIDILWVAGERQRTFARRLGFRGNRCLSGYYACDWARFAGAYGHRDAAEPAFLFVGRYHPVKGVDELVDAYRRYRTLSPDPWPLVCAGTGPLQTRLSGVPGVIDRGFVQPDDLPRLMASASAFVLPSRHEPWGVAIHEAAAAGLPLICSTACGATTSLLQDGYNGFLVEAGDAGQLADRMLRMASMAPAARDAMGARSHELSRQFTPERWADTLLSALETHPQPVAGTP
- a CDS encoding glycosyltransferase family 4 protein, translated to QLARHLAQAGARVDVYHVLPHDAGADGKSDVFAGEHLPNIRLIPVERARPDRFPGHYVWESYRSSVAVWEALKSRLDVDFIYAQGFAGWETIRRKRMGAPVPPIGVNFHGFEMWQRPASARSRLEQWLLRPFVKWNVRHADATLLLGRSLESVFARMGVVPRHLVESPNGVTPEWLTPDAGRPEGPTRFVFIGRYERRKGIEELQEVIARMPASADYHFDFIGPIPDALRLDSPRVTYHGLLREEGVIRDILKRADILVCPSYAEGMPTVILEAMASGLAVIATDVGAVADLVSRDNGWIIPTGDVEALRDAVLDAIASRPAIASKRRASQERIRAAYLWNTVASDTLRRIEATLS